From a single Daphnia pulex isolate KAP4 chromosome 2, ASM2113471v1 genomic region:
- the LOC124207101 gene encoding TBC1 domain family member 30-like isoform X1 produces the protein MYSAFKKLPDLSYRSHKFQTDADARSFESFDIRPAYLDRGPFLDPSKYVATPKSVRSGSTATAISVSCNTHSRTMTSSPSNCELSVNGVTGVTGIPNLVELDDAFNTLDPGQLLRESAAAATRAALLSEMTPRVASSVPLADSIQYASERRRKSSSILVDDLLQEIYRQSSRSNEEDDDDEAFANPVQLEVSASRDDPTYCAPGGSHFSSKCSEPLKKKGTWELEVMRDHLRDALSRVTALLIQNLTQRDRLLVEREKNYDVITAILQAASPKRSQDTKMRFSIDPPINSSYSSPPTLPSPCSSSSSHQKSSAQNQPDTGCRKPDSSGFQQWHDAMRMVARLPGGVPPEFRRKLWLTLAEQHLLRIGVDWSDVERNCFNDRINPDDEDLGAQIVRDLHRTGCSLFCGEDALPNQALLKRVLLAYARWNKAVGYCQGLNVLAALLLEVMNRSETESLKVMIYLIEGVLPTGYFANNLRGLSIDMAVFRDLLRQRLPALSRHLEMLQQSESCTGSSSSYCIEPPLTNVFTMQWFLTLFATCLPKAAVLRVWDLILLEGNDILLRTALAIWQTLAERILTVRTCDDFYSIMAVLAREMLEFGLMEPNHLVQTIVSMAPFPFPGLNELRDKYRYNITPWSGGSGRVRLFYSDDDPDGEAEEDEDEEKTKAMNAVATVFGGLMTSSTLFRTTSRRITDITFRKSSNPKHTSSPASSSSNEKEKLQLDIAALRKQYAKLRERQKQAHVMFWTVASSASSNERKGSSSDNPASAAFSSTSSGINPVTHLLAGRKPLLTRRPSTSSSPSSSSSTSSQQGPKLRLPPPRIPPLVGSTDGKAYFSAPTTPSDKSDNEPTFESVRTGQVNPSKDPSKQRQQHQQQRRNSGCATSTPSNDVRQQYMAAPSLSQSGTTASTRGLAITVNRSRLVQELLEQNSAMLLKLKDRPEVMTTSEPSSAVPMGDASETVVNEGNQQQQQPGSVVNSKGASPIHRNPFPRNLVRPPKDVVVKLGLYSSSQKF, from the exons ATGTATTCCGCTTTCAAAAAGCTGCCCGATTTATCATACCGAAGCCATAAGTTTCAAACGGACGCAGACGCTAGAAGCTTCGAGTCGTTCGACATACGGCCGGCCTATCTCGACAGGGGTCCATTTCTCGACCCGTCCAAGTACGTGGCGACACCGAAATCAGTCCGCTCCGGTTCAACGGCGACGGCCATTTCGGTCAGCTGCAACACCCACAGCCGCACAATGACGTCATCGCCCTCCAATTGTGAATTATCGGTGAACGGAGTCACCGGAGTGACGGGCATTCCCAATCTCGTGGAACTGGACGACGCCTTCAACACGCTCGATCCCGGGCAGCTCTTGCGGGAGAGCGCGGCGGCCGCCACCAGGGCCGCCCTTTTGTCCGAGATGACACCGAGAGTGGCCTCATCAGTTCCTTTGGCCGATTCGATCCAGTACGCTTCGGAGAGGCGTCGCAAGTCTTCGAGCATTTTAGTCGATGATCTTCTTCAGGAAATTTATCGCCAGTCCAGCAGAAGCAAtgaggaggacgacgacgacgaagccTTCGCAAACCCTGTGCAACTGGAAGTGTCGGCCAGCAGAGACGACCCGACCTACTGCGCACCTGGTGGTTCTCATTTCTCATCCAAGTGCAGCGAGcctctaaaaaagaaag GTACGTGGGAATTGGAGGTGATGCGTGATCACTTGCGCGACGCATTATCGCGTGTAACCGCCTTGTTGATTCAGAATCTGACGCAACGAGATCGTCTGCTGGTGGAACGCGAGAAAAATTACGACGTCATCACCGCAATTCTTCAAGCCGCTTCACCTAAGCGAA GTCAAGATACAAAAATGCGGTTTAGCATAGATCCACCAATCAATAGCAGCTATTCCTCACCGCCCACTCTTCCTTCGCcttgctcctcctcctcttcacACCAAAAATCATCAGCACAGAACCAGCCGGACACTGGATGCCGAAAACCGGATTCGTCTGGATTTCAGCAATGGCACGACGCTATGCGAATGGTCGCCAGACTTCCAGGTGGAGTTCCACCTGAATTTCGCCGAAAG CTGTGGCTGACACTGGCAGAGCAGCATCTGTTGCGCATTGGAGTCGACTGGTCGGATGTGGAACGCAACTGCTTTAACGATCGGATCAATCCGGATGACGAGGATCTCGGCGCTCAAATTGTTCGG GATCTGCATCGGACGGGATGCAGTTTATTCTGTGGAGAAGACGCCTTACCTAATCAG GCATTATTAAAGCGGGTGCTGTTGGCTTACGCCCGTTGGAATAAAGCAGTTGGCTATTGCCAAGGCCTCAACGTTCTGGCCGCCCTTTTGCTTGAAGTCATGAACCGCTCCGAAACCGAGAGCCTTAAA GTGATGATCTATTTGATCGAAGGTGTCCTTCCAACTGGATATTTCGCCAACAACTTGCGTGGGCTATCTATTGACATGGCCGTCTTCCGCGATCTTCTCCGCCAGCGGCTGCCAGCTCTATCACGGCATCTGGAGATGCTCCAGCAATCAGAGTCCTGCACCGGATCTTCGTCGTCCTACTGCATAGAGCCTCCGTTGACCAACGTATTCACCATGCAGTGGTTCTTGACTCTCTTCGCCACTTGCCTGCCCAAGGCGGCCGTCCTCCGCGTTTGGGATCTTATTCTCCTCGAAGGCAACGACATCCTGCTGCGCACCGCTCTGGCCATCTGGCAAACGCTTGCCGA ACGTATACTAACAGTGAGGACGTGTGATGATTTCTATTCAATCATGGCTGTTCTGGCCCGTGAGATGCTCGAGTTTGGGTTGATGGAACCAAACCACCTGGTCCAG acaatCGTCAGCATGGCACCTTTCCCGTTCCCAGGACTGAATGAACTTCGTGATAAATACCG ATACAACATCACGCCATGGAGCGGTGGAAGTGGTCGAGTCCGTTTATTTTACAGCGACGACGATCCGGACGGAGAAGCAGAGGAGGACGAGGACGAAGAAAAGACGAAAGCCATGAACGCTGTGGCCACTGTTTTCGGTGGTCTAATGACATCGTCAACGCTATTCCGGACCACAAGCCGACGGATCACTGACATCACATTCCGAAAATCCAGTAATCCGAAGCACACGTCCTCCCCCGCGTCCTCGTCCAGCAACGAGAAGGAGAAACTCCAGCTGGACATTGCGGCCCTGAGGAAACAATACGCCAAATTACGTGAGCGTCAGAAACAGGCGCACGTCATGTTCTGGACGGTGGCGTCCAGTGCGTCCAGCAACGAACGAAAAGGATCCTCTTCGGATAACCCAGCAAGTGCTGCTTTTTCGTCGACATCGTCCGGTATCAATCCGGTCACCCACTTGTTGGCCGGCCGAAAGCCTTTGTTAACTCGCAGGCCTTCGACGTCGTCTTCGCCTTCTTCATCCTCGTCTACTTCTTCGCAGCAGGGACCAAAATTGCGACTCCCACCTCCTCGGATTCCTCCACTTGTAGGATCCACCGACGGCAAG GCTTATTTTTCGGCCCCAACGACGCCTTCCGACAAGTCCGACAATGAACCCACGTTCGAGAGTGTCAGAACTGGCCAAGTCAATCCGTCCAAAGATCCCAGCAAACAGCGGCAGCAACATCAGCAACAACGTCGTAACAGCGGATGCGCGACGTCAACGCCATCGAATGACGTCCGGCAACAATACATGGCGGCACCCTCATTGTCCCAATCCGGAACGACAGCGTCAACGCGAGGACTGGCAATAACTGTCAACCGTTCAAGACTGGTTCAGGAGCTGCTCGAACAAAATTCTGCCATGCTATTGAAACTGAAAGATCGTCCGGAAGTGATGACGACGAGCGAGCCGTCGTCAGCAGTTCCAATGGGTGACGCCAGTGAAACGGTCGTCAATGAAGGgaatcagcagcaacagcagccaggCTCCGTGGTAAACAGTAAAGGAGCTAGTCCCATCCATCGCAATCCGTTTCCGAGAAATCTGGTCAGACCGCCGAAAGACGTCGTCGTTAAATTAGGTCTATACAGCTCTTCGCAGAAATTTTAA
- the LOC124207162 gene encoding uncharacterized protein LOC124207162 — MKKGDKEWLIFAETGKWISSLFASHCCPWFLPSRSSATATATAPAAIPSSSLDGILKKQPNPNCDHKMKGTAARADSTLNWIHHDSDLPDFYFRTIQKENVEQVAEFLLKYFFAEEPLGQSLKLDPNKEVRPWLSKMLEHEIREGLSIVVRLRSLDSEDSTVDNQGEIVAVCLNDVERKVNDPEDVNIFTFVERDSQPNMWMITRVLDELVSGEDVFNGYQVESLVSCQMLCVNPRFGGRGLAQKLIQLTEELTKTLGYSLIISEATSEFSARAFLKAGFLCLKTIQYDAFTIDGDQQPFQQLSSDGVHTAARLMIKHLK; from the exons ATGAAGAAAGGTGATAAAGAGTGGCTGATTTTCGCCGAAACTGGTAAATGGATCAGCAGTCTATTTGCTTCACACTGTTGCCCGTGGTTCCTTCCGTCACGCTCATCGGCAACGGCAACGGCAACGGCACCAGCAGCCataccatcatcatcactagATG GAATATTGAAAAAGCAACCGAATCCGAATTGCGATCACAAGATGAAGGGAACGGCAGCGAGAGCAGATTCGACGCTGAATTGGATCCACCACGACTCTGATTTGCCCGATTTCTACTTCCGCacaatccaaaaggaaaacGTCGAACAAGTCGCCGAGTTCCTGCTCAAATATTTCTTCGCCGAAGAACCACTCGGCCAGTCGCTTAAACTCGACCCCAACAAGGAAGTCCGCCCTTGGCTTTCCAAAATGCTGGAGCACGAGATACGCGAAGGATTGTCG ATTGTTGTCCGACTACGATCCCTCGATAGCGAAGACTCGACGGTTGACAATCAAGGTGAAATTGTAGCCGTTTGCCTAAATGACGTTGAGCGGAAAGTAAACGATCCAGAAGATGTCAACATCTTCACGTTCGTCGAACGCGACTCGCAACCCAACATGTGGATGATCACTCGCGTACTAGATGAATTGGTCTCCGGCGAAGATGTTTTCAACGGCTATCAAGTCGAATCGCTGGTTTCCTGCCAAATGCTCTGTGTTAATCCACGTTTTGGCGGACGGGGACTGGCTCAAAAATTGATTCAGTTGACGGAGGAATTGACTAAAACGTTGGGCTATTCTTTGATAATCTCGGAGGCGACGAGTGAATTTTCGGCTCGCGCTTTCCTTAAGGCTGGTTTTCTTTGTCTAAAAACAATCCAATACGACGCTTTTACAATTGATGGTGACCAACAGCCGTTCCAGCAACTCTCATCGGACGGGGTCCATACGGCCGCCAGACTAATGatcaaacatttgaaatga
- the LOC124207101 gene encoding TBC1 domain family member 30-like isoform X2, translated as MNEFFNSLRRVPSTKGQDTKMRFSIDPPINSSYSSPPTLPSPCSSSSSHQKSSAQNQPDTGCRKPDSSGFQQWHDAMRMVARLPGGVPPEFRRKLWLTLAEQHLLRIGVDWSDVERNCFNDRINPDDEDLGAQIVRDLHRTGCSLFCGEDALPNQALLKRVLLAYARWNKAVGYCQGLNVLAALLLEVMNRSETESLKVMIYLIEGVLPTGYFANNLRGLSIDMAVFRDLLRQRLPALSRHLEMLQQSESCTGSSSSYCIEPPLTNVFTMQWFLTLFATCLPKAAVLRVWDLILLEGNDILLRTALAIWQTLAERILTVRTCDDFYSIMAVLAREMLEFGLMEPNHLVQTIVSMAPFPFPGLNELRDKYRYNITPWSGGSGRVRLFYSDDDPDGEAEEDEDEEKTKAMNAVATVFGGLMTSSTLFRTTSRRITDITFRKSSNPKHTSSPASSSSNEKEKLQLDIAALRKQYAKLRERQKQAHVMFWTVASSASSNERKGSSSDNPASAAFSSTSSGINPVTHLLAGRKPLLTRRPSTSSSPSSSSSTSSQQGPKLRLPPPRIPPLVGSTDGKAYFSAPTTPSDKSDNEPTFESVRTGQVNPSKDPSKQRQQHQQQRRNSGCATSTPSNDVRQQYMAAPSLSQSGTTASTRGLAITVNRSRLVQELLEQNSAMLLKLKDRPEVMTTSEPSSAVPMGDASETVVNEGNQQQQQPGSVVNSKGASPIHRNPFPRNLVRPPKDVVVKLGLYSSSQKF; from the exons ATGAACGAATTCTTCAATTCACTTCGTCGCGTACCGTCGACCAAAG GTCAAGATACAAAAATGCGGTTTAGCATAGATCCACCAATCAATAGCAGCTATTCCTCACCGCCCACTCTTCCTTCGCcttgctcctcctcctcttcacACCAAAAATCATCAGCACAGAACCAGCCGGACACTGGATGCCGAAAACCGGATTCGTCTGGATTTCAGCAATGGCACGACGCTATGCGAATGGTCGCCAGACTTCCAGGTGGAGTTCCACCTGAATTTCGCCGAAAG CTGTGGCTGACACTGGCAGAGCAGCATCTGTTGCGCATTGGAGTCGACTGGTCGGATGTGGAACGCAACTGCTTTAACGATCGGATCAATCCGGATGACGAGGATCTCGGCGCTCAAATTGTTCGG GATCTGCATCGGACGGGATGCAGTTTATTCTGTGGAGAAGACGCCTTACCTAATCAG GCATTATTAAAGCGGGTGCTGTTGGCTTACGCCCGTTGGAATAAAGCAGTTGGCTATTGCCAAGGCCTCAACGTTCTGGCCGCCCTTTTGCTTGAAGTCATGAACCGCTCCGAAACCGAGAGCCTTAAA GTGATGATCTATTTGATCGAAGGTGTCCTTCCAACTGGATATTTCGCCAACAACTTGCGTGGGCTATCTATTGACATGGCCGTCTTCCGCGATCTTCTCCGCCAGCGGCTGCCAGCTCTATCACGGCATCTGGAGATGCTCCAGCAATCAGAGTCCTGCACCGGATCTTCGTCGTCCTACTGCATAGAGCCTCCGTTGACCAACGTATTCACCATGCAGTGGTTCTTGACTCTCTTCGCCACTTGCCTGCCCAAGGCGGCCGTCCTCCGCGTTTGGGATCTTATTCTCCTCGAAGGCAACGACATCCTGCTGCGCACCGCTCTGGCCATCTGGCAAACGCTTGCCGA ACGTATACTAACAGTGAGGACGTGTGATGATTTCTATTCAATCATGGCTGTTCTGGCCCGTGAGATGCTCGAGTTTGGGTTGATGGAACCAAACCACCTGGTCCAG acaatCGTCAGCATGGCACCTTTCCCGTTCCCAGGACTGAATGAACTTCGTGATAAATACCG ATACAACATCACGCCATGGAGCGGTGGAAGTGGTCGAGTCCGTTTATTTTACAGCGACGACGATCCGGACGGAGAAGCAGAGGAGGACGAGGACGAAGAAAAGACGAAAGCCATGAACGCTGTGGCCACTGTTTTCGGTGGTCTAATGACATCGTCAACGCTATTCCGGACCACAAGCCGACGGATCACTGACATCACATTCCGAAAATCCAGTAATCCGAAGCACACGTCCTCCCCCGCGTCCTCGTCCAGCAACGAGAAGGAGAAACTCCAGCTGGACATTGCGGCCCTGAGGAAACAATACGCCAAATTACGTGAGCGTCAGAAACAGGCGCACGTCATGTTCTGGACGGTGGCGTCCAGTGCGTCCAGCAACGAACGAAAAGGATCCTCTTCGGATAACCCAGCAAGTGCTGCTTTTTCGTCGACATCGTCCGGTATCAATCCGGTCACCCACTTGTTGGCCGGCCGAAAGCCTTTGTTAACTCGCAGGCCTTCGACGTCGTCTTCGCCTTCTTCATCCTCGTCTACTTCTTCGCAGCAGGGACCAAAATTGCGACTCCCACCTCCTCGGATTCCTCCACTTGTAGGATCCACCGACGGCAAG GCTTATTTTTCGGCCCCAACGACGCCTTCCGACAAGTCCGACAATGAACCCACGTTCGAGAGTGTCAGAACTGGCCAAGTCAATCCGTCCAAAGATCCCAGCAAACAGCGGCAGCAACATCAGCAACAACGTCGTAACAGCGGATGCGCGACGTCAACGCCATCGAATGACGTCCGGCAACAATACATGGCGGCACCCTCATTGTCCCAATCCGGAACGACAGCGTCAACGCGAGGACTGGCAATAACTGTCAACCGTTCAAGACTGGTTCAGGAGCTGCTCGAACAAAATTCTGCCATGCTATTGAAACTGAAAGATCGTCCGGAAGTGATGACGACGAGCGAGCCGTCGTCAGCAGTTCCAATGGGTGACGCCAGTGAAACGGTCGTCAATGAAGGgaatcagcagcaacagcagccaggCTCCGTGGTAAACAGTAAAGGAGCTAGTCCCATCCATCGCAATCCGTTTCCGAGAAATCTGGTCAGACCGCCGAAAGACGTCGTCGTTAAATTAGGTCTATACAGCTCTTCGCAGAAATTTTAA